TCTACCACAATACAACGCGAGCCGATAAACGCATTGTCTTCAATAATGACCGGCGAAGCCTGCAGGGGCTCCAGTACACCGCCAATACCCACTCCGCCGCTCAGGTGTACATTCTTGCCGATTTGCGCACAAGAACCTACGGTGGCCCAGGTGTCAACCATGGTTCCACCATCCACGTAGGCCCCGATATTGACGTATGAGGGCATCATGACCACGCCCTTCGCAATGAATGCGCCGTAGCGGGCAACTGCGTGCGGAACAACGCGCACACCTGCGTCACTGTAATTGCGTTTAAGCTTCATTTTATCGTGAAACTCAAAAGGCCCCACTTCAATCACCTCCATTTGGCGAATGGGAAAATAGAGCACCACGGCTTTTTTTACCCATTCATTTACCTGCCAGCCT
This sequence is a window from Cryomorphaceae bacterium. Protein-coding genes within it:
- a CDS encoding 2,3,4,5-tetrahydropyridine-2,6-dicarboxylate N-succinyltransferase, yielding MRMRQLIEEAWENRELLKESKYQQAIEEVIARIDCGELRCAQPTEEGWQVNEWVKKAVVLYFPIRQMEVIEVGPFEFHDKMKLKRNYSDAGVRVVPHAVARYGAFIAKGVVMMPSYVNIGAYVDGGTMVDTWATVGSCAQIGKNVHLSGGVGIGGVLEPLQASPVIIEDNAFIGSRCIVVEGVRVGKEAVLGANVVLTGSTRIIDVSSSEPKEFRGEVPPRSVVIPGSLPKQFPAGTYQVPCALIIGTRKESTDKKTSLNDALRDFNVAV